A section of the Amycolatopsis sp. AA4 genome encodes:
- a CDS encoding protease pro-enzyme activation domain-containing protein — MRLRKLVAAAVPLPALLCLSVAGVANADPLVALSGNAAPLAASARSGDVAAEQQIPAALSLKLHNQQALARFLADVQDPASPQYRHFLSPEQFTAAFGPTQAEAEQAVNFLKRSGAQGIEVSGNRQAITFSATAGQLESAFHTRLGNYTDTVTGRKFYANDSAPELPASVSAVVDSVVGLDNHAVKHHAKPAAAPRTVKPVTPAVLKTAYGTSGMSATGAGVNVGFVEFDGYKKSDITAYDTKYGLKAGTVNTVSVNGANYDASPGDGQTEVDLDIEVVHALAAPANDYVYEAPNSNAGELAMYQKIASDKQVSVVSISWGSCEAAEGSAAANSVDKAIATGTAEGISYFAAAGDDGTTDCARQTGSKAQAVDFPASSPNVSGVGGTQLSVTSTNGYSSETTWNDGATGGAGGGGISTLFAAPSWQSKQSTTKRKVPDVAGDAAQGSAYTIISGGQTGNVWGTSGAAPLWAGFAALQNQVHKGGLGNLNPKFYSIGNGSSYGSGFHDVTTGNNTFNGTTGFSAGKGYDQTTGWGSFNGSGLSTLIG; from the coding sequence ATGCGCTTGCGCAAGCTCGTCGCCGCCGCGGTTCCGCTGCCGGCGTTGCTGTGCCTGTCCGTGGCCGGCGTCGCGAACGCCGATCCGCTGGTCGCCCTTTCCGGCAACGCCGCCCCGCTCGCCGCCAGCGCGCGGTCCGGCGATGTCGCCGCTGAGCAGCAGATTCCCGCCGCCCTGTCCCTCAAGCTGCACAACCAGCAGGCGCTGGCCCGGTTCCTCGCCGACGTGCAGGACCCGGCGTCGCCGCAGTACCGCCATTTCCTCTCTCCGGAGCAATTCACTGCGGCATTCGGCCCAACGCAGGCCGAAGCGGAGCAGGCGGTGAATTTCCTCAAGCGCAGCGGTGCGCAGGGCATTGAGGTTTCCGGAAACCGCCAGGCGATCACCTTCTCGGCGACTGCCGGCCAGCTGGAATCCGCCTTCCATACGCGGCTCGGCAATTACACCGACACCGTCACCGGCCGGAAGTTCTACGCGAACGACTCCGCGCCGGAACTGCCCGCGTCGGTGTCCGCGGTGGTCGATTCGGTCGTCGGCCTCGACAACCACGCGGTGAAGCACCACGCGAAACCGGCGGCGGCGCCGCGCACGGTCAAGCCGGTGACTCCGGCCGTCCTCAAAACCGCGTACGGCACCAGCGGCATGTCCGCCACCGGCGCGGGAGTGAACGTCGGCTTCGTGGAGTTCGACGGCTACAAGAAGTCCGACATCACCGCGTACGACACCAAGTACGGCCTCAAGGCGGGCACGGTCAACACGGTTTCGGTCAACGGAGCCAACTACGACGCCAGCCCCGGCGACGGCCAGACCGAGGTCGACCTGGACATCGAGGTCGTGCACGCGCTCGCCGCCCCGGCCAACGACTACGTGTACGAGGCACCGAACTCCAACGCGGGCGAGCTGGCGATGTACCAGAAGATCGCGTCGGACAAGCAGGTCAGCGTCGTCTCGATCTCGTGGGGCTCCTGCGAGGCGGCGGAGGGCTCGGCCGCGGCCAACAGCGTCGACAAGGCGATCGCGACCGGCACCGCCGAGGGCATCAGCTACTTCGCCGCCGCGGGCGACGACGGCACCACCGACTGCGCCCGCCAGACCGGCAGCAAGGCGCAGGCCGTGGACTTCCCGGCGTCGAGCCCGAACGTCTCCGGCGTCGGCGGCACGCAGCTGTCGGTGACCTCGACGAACGGCTACAGCAGCGAGACGACGTGGAACGACGGTGCCACGGGCGGGGCCGGCGGCGGTGGCATCTCGACGCTCTTCGCCGCGCCGTCGTGGCAGTCCAAGCAGAGCACGACCAAGCGCAAGGTCCCGGACGTCGCGGGTGACGCGGCGCAGGGTTCGGCCTACACGATCATCTCCGGCGGACAGACCGGGAACGTGTGGGGCACCTCGGGCGCGGCTCCGCTGTGGGCGGGCTTCGCCGCGCTGCAGAACCAGGTCCACAAGGGCGGCCTCGGCAACCTGAACCCGAAGTTCTACAGCATCGGCAACGGTTCCTCGTACGGTTCCGGTTTCCACGACGTGACCACCGGCAACAACACCTTCAACGGCACCACCGGCTTCTCCGCGGGCAAGGGCTACGACCAGACGACTGGCTGGGGCTCGTTCAACGGCTCCGGACTGTCCACCTTGATCGGCTGA
- a CDS encoding copper homeostasis protein CutC, which produces MSSNTALLEVIALGARDAERAQEGGADRLELVSDMASDGLTPSEATVREVLAATDLPVRVMLRAENTFDARAIDELCASAARLVSAGAREFVFGFLTEDGEVDAEACRALLKEIDGRPWTFHRAIDRSRDPIAAYDVLAELGCDTVLAAGHANGVASGLSVLQQLARRTDGPTLLVGGGLRAQQVHLLRAGGVRGFHVGGAVRPSGWDAPVDAAAVREWAELVKG; this is translated from the coding sequence ATGAGTTCGAACACCGCCCTGCTGGAAGTGATCGCGCTGGGCGCGCGGGACGCGGAGCGGGCGCAAGAGGGCGGAGCGGACCGGCTCGAACTGGTCTCCGACATGGCCAGCGACGGGCTCACCCCGAGCGAGGCGACGGTGCGCGAGGTGCTCGCGGCCACTGATTTGCCGGTGCGCGTGATGCTGCGCGCGGAGAACACTTTCGACGCCCGCGCGATCGACGAGCTGTGCGCTTCGGCGGCCCGGCTGGTGTCCGCGGGCGCGCGGGAGTTCGTGTTCGGCTTCCTGACCGAGGACGGCGAGGTCGACGCCGAAGCGTGCCGCGCGCTGCTGAAGGAGATCGACGGACGGCCGTGGACGTTCCACCGCGCCATCGACCGTTCGCGCGACCCGATCGCCGCGTACGACGTGCTGGCCGAGCTTGGCTGCGACACTGTGCTCGCGGCGGGGCACGCGAACGGTGTCGCGAGTGGACTGTCGGTGCTGCAGCAGCTGGCGCGGCGGACCGACGGCCCCACGCTGCTGGTCGGCGGCGGCCTGCGGGCGCAGCAGGTGCATTTGCTGCGGGCCGGCGGCGTGCGCGGCTTCCACGTCGGCGGCGCGGTGCGTCCGTCCGGGTGGGACGCTCCGGTGGACGCGGCGGCCGTGCGCGAATGGGCCGAACTCGTCAAAGGCTGA
- a CDS encoding nitrate- and nitrite sensing domain-containing protein, whose product MTRRDDRPRSGDAADPAASRPVGGRWRLRNWRLRTKLFVVLLIPALAVVVLVGLRVNSDLRDARQLAEFAARCRVDSTVAEVVHQLQRERDVTVRFVAGDRKGPTDVLVGQRTRVDLAIGAFERSLADSKPRLDDSAAGDLQQSDDRLRVLGGLRYSAEHSAYPADAVLRSYSELISGLLDISDTAAADVTEPDLARLRLAGNALARIKDQMSVKRAVMSEAIAQGTLNRDRTRALLGAEAELAAARSDYRTFATPDEQRMYSDTVIGIVVDIGNDMVESALTRTENNQPLSGLDADQWDTASTYTVNLAHQVQQALLVQLQEKTDARAASARASTIWDGGIVIGVLLVAGVLSVVIARSLLRPLRILRRTALEVADHRLPEAVQRLLTEPDPAPENLRHRAAVAPVPIFTREEVGQVARAFDAVHGEAVRLAAEQAMLRENVNAMFVNLSQRSQDLVERQLSVLDRMEAGEQDPETLGGLFELDHLATRMRRNSENLLVLSGTDLVREDTGPVVADEIIGAALSEVEDYQRIEIGPAPALAVRGDAVNDLVHVVSELLENATRYSGPQAPVTVESARTPDGAWRIEITDRGAGMPQAEIDRTNARLAHPPEVDVEVSRRMGLFVVATLAERHAIAVKLSPAEGRGLTATVVVPAALITEAPPLPQPPAPVEPEPAPEPELLAPLAPLAPAEEPEEPVELVAPTLEDAGPLRRAPVVEEAASWPVESSRSHLEIDAPTDRMPAYRDVLSRWFDLSAPAEEPVAPEPRVVAPMPEVPAFEPEPEPEPEQESEPEIVEPRHAYEAPPEFPTEDPDAAAAPEWPTPEHLEQEDGAEDTWPFLRVADVADGPAAEAEPRPILSLSPDAVRARMTSLQGGFRRGRHARGEDTPPLDRNG is encoded by the coding sequence GTGACCCGTCGCGACGACCGTCCCCGTTCGGGTGACGCGGCGGATCCGGCTGCCTCGCGTCCGGTCGGCGGCCGGTGGCGGCTGCGGAACTGGCGGCTGCGCACCAAGCTGTTCGTCGTCCTGCTGATCCCCGCGCTCGCCGTGGTCGTGCTGGTCGGCCTGCGGGTCAACAGCGACCTGCGCGACGCCCGCCAGCTCGCCGAGTTCGCCGCGCGCTGCCGGGTCGACTCGACGGTCGCCGAGGTCGTGCACCAGCTGCAGCGGGAGCGCGACGTCACGGTCCGGTTCGTCGCGGGCGACCGCAAGGGCCCGACCGACGTGCTCGTCGGCCAGCGCACCCGCGTCGACCTGGCGATCGGCGCGTTCGAGCGGTCGCTCGCCGACAGCAAGCCGCGGCTGGACGACTCCGCGGCGGGCGATCTGCAGCAGAGCGACGACCGGTTGCGGGTCCTCGGTGGCCTCCGGTACTCGGCCGAACACTCGGCGTATCCGGCCGACGCGGTGCTTCGTTCGTACAGCGAGCTGATCTCCGGCCTGCTCGACATCAGCGACACCGCTGCGGCGGACGTCACCGAACCCGACCTGGCCCGGCTGCGGCTGGCCGGCAACGCGCTCGCGCGGATCAAGGACCAGATGTCGGTCAAGCGCGCGGTCATGTCCGAGGCGATCGCGCAGGGCACGCTCAACCGGGACCGGACGCGCGCGCTGCTCGGCGCGGAGGCCGAACTGGCCGCCGCGCGCAGCGACTACCGCACCTTCGCCACGCCGGACGAGCAGCGGATGTACTCGGACACGGTGATCGGCATCGTCGTCGACATCGGCAACGACATGGTCGAGTCGGCGCTCACGCGCACCGAGAACAACCAGCCGCTGTCCGGTCTGGACGCGGACCAGTGGGACACCGCGTCGACGTACACGGTCAATCTCGCCCACCAGGTCCAGCAGGCGCTGCTCGTCCAGCTCCAGGAGAAAACTGACGCGCGGGCCGCCAGCGCCCGTGCGTCGACGATCTGGGACGGCGGAATCGTCATCGGTGTCCTGTTGGTCGCCGGTGTCCTGTCGGTGGTGATCGCGCGCTCGCTGCTGCGGCCGTTGCGGATCCTGCGCCGCACCGCGCTGGAGGTCGCCGACCATCGGCTGCCCGAGGCCGTGCAGCGGCTGCTCACCGAGCCCGATCCGGCACCCGAGAATCTGCGGCACCGGGCCGCGGTCGCGCCGGTGCCGATCTTCACGCGCGAGGAGGTCGGGCAGGTCGCGCGGGCCTTCGACGCGGTGCACGGCGAGGCGGTCCGGCTGGCCGCCGAGCAGGCGATGCTGCGCGAGAACGTGAACGCGATGTTCGTCAACCTGTCGCAGCGCAGCCAGGACCTGGTAGAGCGGCAGCTGTCCGTGCTCGACCGGATGGAGGCGGGCGAACAGGACCCGGAGACCCTCGGCGGCCTGTTCGAACTCGACCACCTCGCCACCCGGATGCGGCGCAACAGCGAGAACCTGCTGGTGCTGTCCGGCACCGACCTGGTGCGCGAGGACACCGGACCGGTGGTGGCCGACGAGATCATCGGGGCCGCACTGTCCGAAGTGGAGGATTACCAGCGGATCGAGATCGGCCCGGCGCCGGCGCTCGCGGTGCGCGGCGACGCGGTCAACGACCTGGTGCACGTGGTGTCCGAGCTGCTGGAGAACGCCACCCGGTATTCCGGGCCGCAGGCGCCGGTCACCGTGGAGAGCGCGCGGACGCCGGACGGGGCGTGGCGGATCGAGATCACCGACCGCGGCGCGGGCATGCCGCAGGCGGAGATCGACCGCACCAACGCGCGGCTGGCGCATCCGCCGGAGGTCGACGTCGAGGTGTCGCGGCGGATGGGCCTGTTCGTGGTCGCGACACTGGCCGAACGGCACGCCATCGCGGTGAAGCTGAGCCCGGCCGAGGGACGCGGTCTCACCGCGACGGTCGTCGTTCCGGCGGCGCTGATCACCGAGGCCCCGCCGCTGCCGCAGCCGCCCGCGCCGGTCGAACCGGAACCCGCGCCGGAGCCGGAGCTGCTGGCCCCGCTCGCGCCGCTGGCCCCGGCCGAGGAGCCGGAGGAACCCGTCGAGCTGGTCGCGCCGACGCTCGAGGACGCGGGTCCGCTGCGGCGGGCGCCGGTGGTCGAGGAGGCGGCGTCGTGGCCGGTCGAGTCTTCGCGGTCGCATCTGGAGATCGACGCGCCGACGGACCGGATGCCCGCGTACCGCGACGTGCTGTCGCGCTGGTTCGATCTCTCGGCTCCTGCGGAGGAGCCGGTGGCGCCGGAGCCGCGGGTGGTCGCGCCGATGCCGGAGGTGCCCGCCTTCGAGCCCGAACCAGAGCCGGAGCCGGAGCAGGAGAGCGAGCCGGAGATCGTCGAACCGCGGCACGCCTACGAAGCGCCGCCGGAGTTTCCGACCGAAGACCCGGACGCGGCGGCCGCCCCCGAATGGCCGACTCCGGAGCACCTGGAACAAGAGGACGGGGCCGAGGACACCTGGCCGTTCCTGCGGGTCGCCGACGTGGCGGACGGCCCCGCCGCGGAGGCGGAGCCGCGGCCGATACTCTCGCTTTCCCCCGACGCGGTGCGCGCCCGGATGACGAGCCTGCAAGGCGGCTTCCGGCGCGGCAGGCACGCCAGGGGGGAAGACACCCCGCCACTGGATCGAAACGGATGA
- a CDS encoding ABC transporter substrate-binding protein, with protein sequence MGSGPYDPARGRDSPGRGWRVKATGLRFALVATLFALSGCSVFGSSDAGQAQPPERATLRVGVANPIDTAPLRIAVAAGKFRQAGLNVQLVELGDGDGVEKLKSGQVDVTFGSDVSLFRAAGSGTALQLQGEAYTFGRTTIALVTLPGSDYSEPTAKKSPTVAVDSPDDIGALTARAVLGTAGVDKAKIRFVTRPFGQMPAALQSGDADAALMVEPYITRAEKELGAQILADGSTGATLDFPASGYAATGQFAAANPRTLTAFRNVLTQAQLAASDSAKVRDALPTFSDIDQTTAALISLGSYPTTLSATRLQRVADLMHSSGQLANRLDVAAMLPNAL encoded by the coding sequence ATGGGCAGCGGCCCATACGATCCAGCACGAGGCAGAGATTCTCCCGGCAGGGGATGGCGAGTGAAAGCGACCGGTCTGAGGTTTGCGCTGGTGGCGACGTTGTTCGCACTCAGCGGCTGCTCCGTGTTCGGATCCAGTGACGCCGGACAAGCGCAACCGCCGGAACGCGCGACGCTGCGGGTCGGCGTCGCGAACCCGATCGACACCGCCCCGCTGCGGATCGCGGTCGCGGCGGGAAAGTTCCGCCAGGCCGGGCTGAACGTCCAACTGGTGGAACTCGGCGACGGCGACGGCGTGGAAAAACTGAAGTCCGGTCAGGTCGATGTGACGTTCGGCAGCGACGTGTCGCTGTTCCGCGCCGCCGGGTCCGGCACTGCGCTGCAATTGCAAGGCGAGGCGTACACCTTCGGCCGCACGACCATCGCGCTCGTCACGCTGCCCGGCTCCGACTACTCCGAACCGACCGCGAAGAAATCGCCGACCGTCGCCGTGGACTCCCCCGACGACATCGGCGCGCTCACCGCGCGGGCGGTCCTCGGCACGGCGGGCGTCGACAAAGCGAAGATTCGCTTCGTGACCCGCCCGTTCGGGCAGATGCCCGCCGCGCTGCAGTCCGGCGACGCGGACGCGGCGCTGATGGTCGAGCCGTACATCACCCGCGCGGAGAAGGAACTGGGCGCGCAGATCCTCGCCGACGGCTCGACCGGCGCGACCCTCGACTTCCCGGCCTCGGGCTACGCCGCGACCGGCCAGTTCGCCGCCGCGAACCCGCGCACGCTGACGGCGTTCCGGAACGTCCTCACCCAGGCCCAGCTCGCCGCGTCCGATTCGGCGAAGGTGCGCGACGCGCTGCCGACGTTCTCCGACATCGACCAGACCACCGCCGCGCTGATCTCGCTCGGCAGCTACCCGACCACGCTGTCGGCGACCCGGCTGCAGCGCGTGGCCGATCTCATGCACAGCTCCGGGCAGCTCGCCAACCGGCTGGACGTGGCGGCGATGCTGCCGAACGCCTTGTAG